The genomic segment GGGCAACCGATCTTTCCGACTGCCCTGGAGTCCCGACCTGAGGCTCCTGTGGTCCTTCTTCAGCCGACCGGAGAACCGGTTCGGCCGACCCCCGCGGTCGGGCGTGTCGCCGATTCAAGGTCATGGATCCGCCCGGGAACGGAAGGATCCATCTTGCTCGACGTCACTGCCCGCAGCTCGCCGACTGACGGCGACCCGTGCGCGGGTCTCGACGCTTGACACAGCACCGCCCGGCTTCGACACCGGCCGACTTCGCTGGCCCCACGCCGTGCGGCGCACCCTCGCTCGGCAGACCGGCCCAGCCGGCCGAACACACGAGCAGGCGCCCCGCGGACGCAACCTGTCTAGTATGCCGTACAGAGTGCGGCGAACGGAAACCGGGGTGACCGGACCCACCTGAGGGGCCGGCCACCCCGCCTGCCGTTACTTGTTGATCTTGGTGACCTGGCCGGCGCCGACGGTACGACCGCCCTCGCGGATGGCCAGCTTCAGCCCCTCCTCCATGGCGATGGGCTGGATCAGCTCCACCGACATCGAGGTGTTGTCACCGGGCATGACCATCTCGGTGCCCTCGGGGAGGGTCACCACGCCGGTCACGTCCGTGGTGCGGAAGTAGAACTGCGGCCGGTAGTTGTTGAAGAACGGCGTGTGCCGCCCACCCTCGTCCTTGCTCAGGATGTAGACCTGGCACTCGAAGTTGGTGTGCGGGGTGATCGTGCCGGGCTTCACCACGACCTGGCCGCGCTCCACGTCCTCGCGCTTGATGCCACGAAGCAGCAGACCGCAGTTCTCGCCGGCACGCGCCTCGTCGAGGATCTTGCGGAACATCTCGACGCTGGTGACGGTGGTCTTGGTCGACTTCTCGCGGATGCCGACGATCTCGACCTCCTCGTTCACCTTCAGCGTGCCGCGCTCGGCGCGACCGGTGACCACGGTGCCGCGGCCGGTGATCGTGAAGACGTCCTCGATCGGCATCAGGAACGGCTTGTCGATGTCGCGCTCCGGCTCAGGGATGTAGGTGTCCACGGCCTCCATGAGGTCCTGGACCGACTTCACCCACTGCTCCTCGCCCTCCAGCGCCTTCAGCGCGGAGACCTTCACGACCGGCAGGTCGTCGCCCGGGTACTCCTGGCTCGACAGCAGCTCGCGAACCTCGAGCTCGACGAGCTCCATGAGCTCCTCGTCCTCGACCATGTCCGCCTTGTTCAGGGCGACCACGATGTACGGAACGCCGACCTGACGGGCCAGCAGCACGTGCTCGCGGGTCTGCGGCATCGGGCCGTCGGTCGCCGCGACCACCAGGATCGCGCCGTCCATCTGGGCGGCACCGGTGATCATGTTCTTGATGTAGTCGGCGTGCCCGGGGCAGTCGACGTGCGCGTAGTGCCGCGCCTCGGTCTGGTACTCGACGTGCGAGATCGAGATCGTGATACCGCGCTGCTTCTCCTCAGGCGCGTT from the Actinocatenispora thailandica genome contains:
- the tuf gene encoding elongation factor Tu, producing MAKAKFERTKPHVNIGTIGHIDHGKTTLTAAITKVLHDKYPDLNPYTPFDEIDNAPEEKQRGITISISHVEYQTEARHYAHVDCPGHADYIKNMITGAAQMDGAILVVAATDGPMPQTREHVLLARQVGVPYIVVALNKADMVEDEELMELVELEVRELLSSQEYPGDDLPVVKVSALKALEGEEQWVKSVQDLMEAVDTYIPEPERDIDKPFLMPIEDVFTITGRGTVVTGRAERGTLKVNEEVEIVGIREKSTKTTVTSVEMFRKILDEARAGENCGLLLRGIKREDVERGQVVVKPGTITPHTNFECQVYILSKDEGGRHTPFFNNYRPQFYFRTTDVTGVVTLPEGTEMVMPGDNTSMSVELIQPIAMEEGLKLAIREGGRTVGAGQVTKINK